Proteins from one Panthera leo isolate Ple1 chromosome D1, P.leo_Ple1_pat1.1, whole genome shotgun sequence genomic window:
- the RNF26 gene encoding E3 ubiquitin-protein ligase RNF26, with product MEAVYLIVNGVGLVLDLLTLVLDLNFLLVSSLLASLAWLLAFIYNLPHTVLTSLLHLGRGVLLSLLALIEALVRFTFGGLQALCTLMYSCCSGLESLKLLGHLASHGALRSREILHRGVLNVVSSGHALLRQACDICAIAMSLVAYVINSLVNICLIGTQNLFSLMLALWDAVMGPLWRMTDVVAAFLAHISSSAVAMAILLWTPCQLALELLASAARLLASFVLVNVTGLVLLACVLAVMVTVLHPDLTLRLATRALSQLHARPSYHRLREDVVRLSRLALDLEAWRRVWSRSLQLATWPNRGGAPGAPQGGPRRAPSARTWRQDTLPETGPRSEAEEEEVGTVRATAARGRERLNEDEPVAGQDPWKLLKEQEERKKCVICQDQSKTVLLLPCRHLCLCQACTEILMRHPIYHRNCPLCRRGILQTLNVYL from the coding sequence ATGGAGGCTGTGTACCTGATAGTGAATGGGGTGGGCCTTGTGCTGGACCTGCTGACCTTGGTGTTGGATCTCAACTTCCTGCTGGTGTCCTCCCTCCTGGCTTCTCTGGCCTGGCTCCTGGCCTTCATCTACAACCTGCCACACACGGTACTGACTAGTCTTCTGCACTTGGGCCGCGGAGTCCTGCTTTCACTGCTGGCCTTGATCGAAGCCTTGGTCCGGTTCACCTTTGGGGGCTTGCAGGCCTTGTGTACTCTGATGTACAGCTGCTGCTCTGGCCTGGAGAGCTTaaagctcctggggcacctggcctCTCACGGGGCACTGAGGAGCCGGGAGATACTGCACCGGGGTGTCCTCAACGTGGTCTCCAGTGGCCATGCTTTGCTGCGCCAGGCCTGTGACATCTGTGCCATTGCCATGAGCCTGGTGGCCTACGTGATCAACAGTCTGGTCAACATCTGTCTCATTGGCACTCAGAACCTTTTCTCCCTGATGCTGGCCCTGTGGGATGCCGTGATGGGGCCACTGTGGAGGATGACGGACGTTGTAGCTGCCTTCCTAGCCCACATTTCCAGCAGTGCTGTGGCCATGGCCATCCTCCTCTGGACCCCCTGCCAACTAGCACTGGAGCTCCTAGCGTCAGCTGCCCGCCTCCTGGCCAGCTTCGTGCTTGTCAATGTCACCGGCCTGGTGCTGCTGGCTTGTGTGCTGGCGGTGATGGTGACCGTGTTGCACCCGGACCTCACTCTGAGACTGGCCACCCGGGCACTCAGTCAGCTCCATGCCCGGCCATCCTACCACCGGCTGCGAGAAGATGTCGTGCGGCTATCTCGCCTGGCACTGGACTTGGAGGCCTGGCGCCGAGTCTGGAGCCGCAGCCTGCAGCTGGCCACCTGGCCGAACCGGGGAGGGGCCCCCGGGGCTCCTCAGGGTGGCCCGAGGAGGGCGCCCTCGGCCAGGACCTGGCGACAGGACACTCTTCCTGAAACAGGGCCCAGatcagaggcagaagaggaggaggtcGGGACGGTCAGAGCAACAGCTGCCCGTGGCCGGGAGAGGCTCAATGAGGATGAGCCCGTAGCTGGGCAAGACCCATGGAAGTTGCTCAAGGAGCAAGAGGAGCGGAAGAAGTGTGTCATCTGCCAGGACCAGAGCAAGACGGTGCTGCTGCTGCCCTGTCGGCACCTGTGCCTGTGCCAGGCTTGCACTGAAATCCTGATGCGCCACCCCATCTACCACCGCAACTGTCCACTCTGCCGCCGAGGCATTCTGCAGACCCTCAATGTCTACCTCTGA